One segment of Desulfomicrobium macestii DNA contains the following:
- a CDS encoding ABC transporter ATP-binding protein, with translation MALLKNDTIRLLRRSLSYFLPYKMLIIASFAALGVVALSTAGAAYLVQPALDEIFIKKDQTALVFLPFLLVAVFLAKGIGLFIQKFLMSYCGTKVLEQLRYELFAKIICLPLDFFGETRVGMLMSRIISDVNLISASLPELIRIIQHSLTMVGLIGLVLYRDAQLAFWACLVFPLAVYPVIYFGKKLRKIGRKYQSELADISSHLQESFNGLRVVKAFASEELEKDKFRIVSKNLARIGIKGKMYNQLSSPIMELIGAIGAGLVIWYGGSQVIAGNRTPGEFFSFMTALIMLYDPFKSISQANNTIQQAMAGAERVFEILDSKDLIEEKGGDIEYTPPFASLAFENVTFFYPGTTDPALKNINLTIKAGERLAFVGQSGAGKTTIAHLVPRFHDCTQGTIRLNNRPLSEYTLASLRSNIGIVSQDPFLFNLSVRDNIAYGQSSTDQALVEQAAIAAYAHDFIKELPHGYETIVGEKGVKLSGGQKQRLTIARAIMKNPSLLILDEATSALDTESERIVQKALENLMEGRTSIVIAHRLSTVLSADRIIVMQNGKIISEGTNDQLLQTCPFYSKLYKLQFEGQK, from the coding sequence ATGGCACTACTTAAAAACGACACCATCCGCTTGTTACGTCGCAGCTTGAGCTATTTTTTACCATACAAGATGCTTATCATAGCGTCATTTGCAGCTCTCGGCGTCGTCGCCCTCAGCACCGCAGGAGCTGCTTACTTGGTACAGCCTGCTCTCGACGAAATTTTCATTAAGAAAGATCAAACTGCGCTGGTGTTCCTCCCTTTTTTGCTTGTCGCCGTTTTTCTCGCCAAAGGAATTGGTCTTTTCATCCAAAAATTTCTCATGTCCTATTGCGGCACGAAGGTCCTTGAACAGCTTCGATATGAGCTTTTCGCCAAAATAATCTGTCTTCCTCTTGATTTTTTTGGCGAAACTCGGGTTGGAATGCTAATGTCCAGAATCATTAGCGACGTAAACCTGATAAGCGCGAGTTTACCGGAACTCATCAGAATCATACAACACAGCCTGACCATGGTAGGCTTGATTGGACTTGTGCTCTACAGGGATGCGCAGCTTGCGTTCTGGGCCTGTCTGGTTTTCCCTCTTGCTGTATACCCCGTGATTTATTTCGGAAAAAAATTGCGCAAAATTGGACGAAAATATCAATCTGAGCTTGCAGACATCTCTTCTCACCTACAAGAAAGTTTCAATGGATTGCGGGTAGTTAAAGCCTTTGCGTCAGAGGAACTGGAAAAGGACAAATTTAGAATTGTCAGCAAAAATCTTGCACGCATTGGCATCAAAGGAAAAATGTACAACCAGCTTTCCTCGCCGATCATGGAACTCATAGGAGCAATCGGGGCGGGACTGGTCATCTGGTATGGCGGCAGTCAGGTTATCGCGGGGAATAGAACTCCAGGCGAATTCTTTTCGTTTATGACGGCTCTAATTATGCTGTATGATCCCTTTAAATCCATCAGCCAGGCAAACAATACTATTCAGCAGGCCATGGCTGGAGCGGAAAGGGTTTTTGAAATTTTAGACTCAAAGGATCTTATTGAAGAAAAGGGAGGCGATATTGAATATACGCCCCCGTTCGCGTCGCTTGCCTTCGAAAACGTGACGTTTTTCTATCCAGGAACAACTGACCCTGCGTTAAAAAATATCAACCTGACAATTAAGGCGGGTGAGAGGCTCGCATTTGTTGGTCAAAGCGGGGCCGGAAAAACAACCATAGCGCATCTCGTTCCACGATTCCATGATTGCACGCAAGGAACAATACGCCTCAATAATCGCCCTCTCTCAGAGTACACATTGGCCAGTTTACGTTCAAATATTGGTATTGTTTCGCAAGATCCATTTCTCTTCAACCTCTCGGTTCGAGACAACATTGCCTATGGGCAGTCGTCAACTGACCAAGCCCTCGTCGAACAAGCGGCCATAGCGGCCTATGCTCACGATTTCATAAAAGAACTCCCGCATGGTTACGAGACAATCGTTGGGGAGAAAGGCGTAAAACTATCCGGAGGTCAAAAACAGCGACTTACGATCGCCAGGGCTATCATGAAAAATCCGTCACTTTTGATACTTGACGAAGCAACATCAGCCCTCGATACGGAATCAGAGCGTATCGTTCAGAAAGCACTGGAAAACCTTATGGAAGGACGAACAAGCATCGTCATAGCCCATCGCCTCTCCACCGTTTTAAGTGCAGACAGAATTATCGTAATGCAAAACGGAAAAATCATAAGCGAAGGCACAAACGATCAACTTTTGCAAACATGCCCTTTTTATTCAAAACTCTACAAACTTCAATTTGAAGGTCAAAAATAA
- a CDS encoding putative nucleotide-diphospho-sugar transferase, with protein sequence MDYDIVTSADEGYAHFIKNLAANCLQIFNKKLIVYDLGLLEETKKTIEADYIEFKTSEEYKAINSKNSIRATHKPRCILDYFHRAQGKFLFLDADCLFVRRPNFPDADVCLTFRIYSEQTKSDFAKNGIINSGVIFIDPTSAHKNDTELLLKEWISRCEINQDSTDQKTLSDILLSLKEKKHPDAICYYNESSIKLLRSELYNDVKRKTGDILHFKAASRRKEKMQEYVFFCKMTKFIFLIHAYLGINKTLLFLKRKINPGRYERRYVQEMRNYE encoded by the coding sequence ATGGACTACGACATAGTTACCAGTGCTGATGAAGGATACGCACACTTCATCAAAAATCTAGCTGCTAATTGTTTACAAATATTTAACAAAAAACTCATAGTTTACGATCTTGGGCTTTTAGAAGAAACAAAAAAAACGATTGAAGCTGATTATATCGAATTCAAAACAAGCGAAGAATATAAAGCCATTAATTCAAAAAATAGTATACGAGCAACGCATAAGCCACGATGTATACTTGACTATTTTCATAGAGCGCAAGGAAAATTTCTTTTCCTTGATGCAGACTGCCTTTTTGTCCGACGTCCTAATTTTCCGGACGCGGATGTTTGTCTTACTTTTCGGATATACTCAGAACAGACGAAAAGTGACTTCGCAAAAAATGGAATCATCAATAGCGGAGTCATCTTCATAGATCCTACAAGTGCCCATAAAAACGACACTGAACTTCTGTTAAAAGAATGGATCTCGCGTTGTGAAATAAATCAAGATTCAACAGATCAAAAAACACTGAGCGATATCTTACTGAGCCTCAAGGAAAAAAAACACCCTGATGCAATATGCTACTACAATGAATCCTCAATTAAACTTCTAAGGTCTGAGCTTTACAATGATGTAAAGAGAAAAACTGGCGACATTTTACACTTCAAAGCCGCTTCACGGCGAAAAGAAAAAATGCAAGAATACGTCTTTTTTTGCAAAATGACTAAATTCATTTTTTTAATTCATGCATATTTAGGGATAAATAAAACGCTACTATTCTTAAAAAGAAAGATAAATCCTGGCAGGTACGAAAGAAGATACGTACAAGAAATGAGAAATTATGAATAA
- a CDS encoding O-antigen ligase family protein — MNKSPVKKSLPQYFTNNFRNKDNLISFFSFLLRFGFCFYILFFPIGKAPANIGSICAMIGLLGTYALDYQNSNLKLLGKLKWIYFIFIGFILFKAFHNINISNGWYGFRTNINGAFTLFLIGLEFIRNKRDLKIVIALFTVAGFYEGLDGLYQYIVGVDFIRGDPPLSGPTGIRLTGSMKTYRVGNYMSLILPISLGAWVLLPSTWSRWQKAIFMAAILFPGMFLFLGAQTRSGFLGFFVAAVALYALLRGFTWKILAGGAALLSWALFFGSKRTSFEMILQDGRIQELWPYALKVFQSAPLLGVGLNSYNPGVHALGLEFQQHSQSIQHPHNIYLQFLCEMGIIGLLVLVCFFGTYLIWSLRHTIKGFVTNEKRAPCIMLSFFWAAFLGYTATGLSGHDFFRPWWLGTAFSILGIVMGGCLTLSGETKPAKDRN, encoded by the coding sequence ATGAATAAATCACCAGTAAAAAAATCATTACCCCAATATTTCACGAATAATTTTCGCAATAAAGACAATTTAATTTCTTTTTTTTCCTTCTTGCTTCGCTTTGGATTCTGTTTTTACATCCTTTTTTTTCCTATTGGTAAAGCTCCCGCAAACATCGGGTCTATCTGCGCAATGATAGGTCTTCTAGGCACCTATGCGCTGGACTATCAAAACTCAAACTTGAAGCTCCTCGGAAAGCTCAAGTGGATTTATTTTATCTTCATAGGATTTATTCTTTTCAAAGCATTTCATAATATAAATATTTCTAACGGATGGTATGGATTTAGAACAAACATTAATGGAGCATTTACTCTTTTCTTAATCGGACTGGAATTTATCCGCAATAAGCGGGACCTGAAAATTGTAATTGCGCTATTCACCGTTGCTGGTTTTTATGAAGGATTGGACGGTCTTTATCAATACATAGTCGGTGTTGATTTTATCCGCGGAGATCCCCCCTTAAGCGGACCGACTGGCATTCGCTTGACCGGATCAATGAAAACCTACCGAGTCGGCAATTATATGTCACTGATTTTACCCATAAGCTTGGGGGCTTGGGTTCTTCTTCCAAGCACATGGTCCAGATGGCAAAAAGCTATTTTCATGGCTGCTATTCTTTTTCCCGGCATGTTTCTCTTTCTCGGGGCTCAAACACGCAGTGGTTTTTTAGGTTTTTTTGTTGCAGCGGTAGCGCTTTACGCGTTGCTACGTGGATTTACATGGAAAATTTTGGCGGGTGGGGCAGCACTACTGTCTTGGGCTTTATTTTTCGGATCAAAGAGAACGTCCTTTGAAATGATTCTCCAGGATGGACGTATTCAAGAGTTATGGCCTTATGCCTTGAAAGTATTCCAAAGCGCCCCGCTCCTTGGAGTTGGACTCAACAGTTACAATCCCGGCGTTCACGCACTCGGACTTGAATTTCAACAACACTCGCAGAGCATTCAGCACCCTCACAATATCTATCTTCAATTCCTTTGCGAAATGGGAATTATTGGTCTTTTGGTGCTGGTTTGTTTTTTTGGGACTTATCTGATCTGGTCGTTGCGACACACAATCAAAGGATTCGTTACAAACGAAAAGCGCGCACCGTGTATCATGCTGTCTTTTTTCTGGGCCGCTTTCCTTGGCTACACTGCCACCGGTCTGAGCGGACACGACTTTTTCCGCCCGTGGTGGCTCGGCACGGCCTTTTCAATACTTGGCATAGTTATGGGTGGTTGCCTCACCTTAAGCGGAGAAACAAAACCAGCAAAAGATCGCAATTAG
- the wbaP gene encoding undecaprenyl-phosphate galactose phosphotransferase WbaP, with the protein MFKHRSEGVVSGDELKAYFPKQGPLSGFRVTGLLLFSDCLALLLVWCLSVVGRFVLGGSFSFALYWDMIPFLLLFPAAYAIAGLYPGILLSPPAELKKITQSTSVIFLILLGAIFLSKQSDQYSRGIFVMAWIGVLGTVPFFRTMVRRKVEIWKRWGHPAIILGAGRTGEAVAKALDREHRLCLRPVAFFDDDPRKHGTTCNGVPVIGSLDAAKGVTEECKGATAIVAMPGAGPAKLVEVLQGPAADFRRLIIIPDLFGASSLWISAFDMGGILGLEVHQKLLDPRRQWIKRGAELALIFICLPLILLLSAIIAVVIKLDSKGPVLFGHKRIGLGGKDITIWKFRTMVRDAGAVLEECLQSDPALRAEWEEKHKLTCDPRITRVGHFLRRTSLDELPQLWNVLRGDLSLVGPRPIVWDEVDKYEGGFVLYKKVKPGLTGLWQVSGRSGISYAERVRLEAYYVRNWSVWLDIYILLKTPGEVFRCRGAC; encoded by the coding sequence ATGTTCAAGCATAGATCTGAAGGAGTGGTTTCAGGCGATGAGCTAAAAGCGTACTTTCCGAAGCAGGGGCCGCTTTCTGGATTCAGGGTAACCGGGCTCTTGTTGTTTTCCGACTGCCTAGCCTTGTTGTTGGTCTGGTGCTTGAGTGTCGTCGGGAGATTTGTTCTGGGTGGTTCTTTTAGTTTTGCTCTTTATTGGGACATGATTCCATTTCTGCTTCTTTTCCCTGCCGCGTACGCAATTGCGGGGCTATATCCCGGAATTTTGCTCAGTCCGCCCGCTGAGCTTAAGAAAATTACTCAGTCGACTTCCGTAATTTTTTTGATTCTCCTTGGTGCCATATTTTTGTCCAAACAAAGCGATCAATACTCGCGTGGGATTTTTGTCATGGCTTGGATTGGCGTTTTGGGCACGGTGCCTTTTTTTCGGACAATGGTCCGGCGAAAAGTGGAAATTTGGAAGCGCTGGGGGCACCCTGCGATTATTTTGGGCGCTGGCAGGACGGGAGAGGCTGTGGCCAAAGCGCTGGACCGCGAACACCGTTTGTGTTTGCGGCCGGTGGCATTTTTTGACGATGATCCTCGGAAACATGGCACCACCTGTAACGGAGTGCCGGTGATCGGGTCATTGGACGCTGCAAAGGGGGTGACCGAAGAATGTAAAGGCGCCACTGCTATTGTGGCGATGCCTGGCGCAGGTCCGGCCAAGCTTGTGGAAGTGCTGCAAGGGCCGGCGGCTGATTTCAGGCGATTGATCATAATTCCAGACTTGTTCGGGGCATCGTCGCTTTGGATCTCCGCCTTTGACATGGGCGGGATTCTGGGCCTTGAAGTCCATCAGAAGCTTCTTGATCCGCGAAGACAGTGGATCAAGCGAGGTGCGGAACTGGCCTTGATTTTCATCTGCTTGCCGTTAATTTTGCTTCTTTCCGCAATCATTGCCGTGGTGATCAAACTGGATTCCAAGGGGCCTGTGTTGTTCGGTCATAAACGGATCGGGCTCGGTGGGAAAGATATAACCATCTGGAAATTCAGAACCATGGTCCGCGATGCGGGCGCTGTACTGGAGGAGTGCCTTCAGTCCGATCCAGCTTTGCGCGCAGAATGGGAAGAGAAGCACAAGCTGACATGCGATCCTCGCATCACACGGGTAGGGCATTTTTTGCGCAGAACCAGTTTGGATGAGTTGCCTCAGCTATGGAACGTGCTACGCGGGGATCTGAGCCTGGTTGGGCCAAGGCCGATCGTTTGGGATGAGGTGGACAAGTATGAGGGGGGCTTCGTCCTCTACAAGAAGGTTAAGCCCGGCTTGACCGGGCTGTGGCAGGTATCCGGCAGAAGCGGCATCTCGTATGCCGAACGTGTTCGGCTGGAAGCGTACTATGTTCGCAACTGGTCTGTTTGGCTCGATATTTATATTCTACTCAAGACTCCGGGAGAAGTATTCCGTTGCCGGGGAGCATGTTGA
- a CDS encoding glycosyltransferase, translating to MKIAIIHYWFIAQRGGEKVVEELCNLYPDADIFSHVVDRETLPPCVATRKIFTSFIDNLPFSNRWYKHYLPLMPLALEQFDLREYDLVISSESGPAKGVLTSPDALHICYCHTPMRYVWDMYHDYMSNSGRIKRFFMAPLLHYLRIWDRLSVDRVDHFVANSVNVARRIAKHYRRDADVVYPPVAVDDFSVSEQQDDFYLMVGQLVGYKRADLAVKAFTRSGKRLVIIGEGEQGRLLREIAGNNVEFLGRQPFEVLRNHYSRCQALIFPGEEDFGIVPLEAMASGRPVIAFGKGGALETVVDGKTGIFFHEQTEDALMEAVERFEGMNSHFHPAEIRAHACGFGPERFRAEMAKIIEIQLQAHTRAMGRWDVQA from the coding sequence TTGAAAATTGCCATTATTCACTATTGGTTTATAGCCCAAAGAGGTGGCGAAAAAGTAGTAGAAGAACTATGCAATCTTTATCCAGACGCAGATATCTTCTCGCACGTCGTTGATCGAGAAACTTTGCCTCCATGTGTGGCAACTCGAAAAATATTTACTTCGTTTATCGACAATCTACCTTTTTCTAACCGCTGGTACAAACACTATCTGCCTTTGATGCCCTTGGCCCTGGAACAATTTGATCTCCGCGAGTATGACCTTGTCATCTCCAGTGAATCCGGTCCAGCTAAGGGCGTGCTGACTTCTCCTGATGCGTTGCACATCTGTTATTGCCACACACCCATGCGTTACGTCTGGGACATGTATCATGATTACATGTCCAATTCAGGTAGAATCAAAAGATTTTTCATGGCCCCCCTTCTTCATTACCTGCGCATTTGGGACAGGCTCAGCGTCGACAGGGTAGATCATTTCGTGGCCAATTCGGTGAATGTCGCGCGGCGGATCGCCAAGCATTATCGGCGTGACGCGGATGTTGTTTATCCCCCGGTAGCGGTGGATGACTTTTCCGTTTCGGAGCAGCAGGATGATTTTTACCTTATGGTCGGGCAGTTGGTTGGTTACAAGCGGGCCGATCTTGCAGTGAAGGCCTTCACCCGTTCAGGGAAACGCCTGGTCATAATCGGGGAAGGTGAACAAGGGCGGCTTTTGCGTGAGATAGCTGGCAACAATGTCGAGTTTTTGGGCCGTCAACCGTTTGAAGTATTGCGCAACCACTACTCTCGTTGCCAGGCGCTGATTTTTCCTGGTGAGGAAGATTTTGGGATTGTGCCTCTCGAGGCCATGGCTTCGGGGCGCCCCGTCATTGCCTTTGGCAAGGGGGGGGCGTTGGAAACTGTTGTGGATGGAAAGACGGGCATCTTTTTTCATGAGCAGACCGAGGATGCGTTGATGGAAGCTGTCGAACGATTTGAAGGCATGAATAGTCATTTTCATCCCGCCGAAATCCGGGCGCATGCGTGCGGTTTTGGGCCGGAGAGGTTCAGGGCTGAAATGGCCAAGATTATCGAGATTCAACTTCAGGCGCATACACGCGCAATGGGGCGTTGGGATGTTCAAGCATAG
- a CDS encoding glycosyltransferase yields MRILFLTARADFGGGPEHLLQLLKHQPSDVECSVACPADYPNFDRYRFIVGDSNLFEIPHRAFSWSTLLRLRKRCREQKYDILHAHGKGAGLYARLLALLCGIPAVHTFHGVHLQAYGPLKRQLYRLYERCASLFTRRGIAVSQGEQAEILRQGLMPESKLDVVDNGVVIPISEALPAVGPPWAVISFSRFDIQKNSMVIVEIAQELRAQGRLDEFVFHVVGDGPDREKLLALASESGFSEKIFCPGATLAPHDTFAGALCYLSTSKWEGLPLAVLEAMAHGLPVVATDVVGNRDAVSSGETGFLYPEGDPKSAASSLIFLSENAERRTAIGKCARKFVLEAHDVQRMAERTFQILRDVHRNI; encoded by the coding sequence ATGCGAATTTTGTTTCTCACTGCCCGTGCCGATTTCGGTGGAGGCCCTGAGCACCTGTTGCAGTTGCTTAAACATCAACCCTCAGACGTCGAGTGCAGCGTTGCCTGTCCAGCCGACTACCCTAACTTTGATCGTTACCGGTTCATTGTTGGCGATAGTAATCTGTTTGAGATTCCACATCGTGCATTTTCGTGGTCTACGCTGCTGCGCCTTAGAAAGCGTTGCCGGGAGCAAAAGTACGATATTCTTCACGCTCATGGTAAAGGTGCAGGGTTGTATGCACGGTTGTTAGCCTTGCTTTGTGGCATACCTGCTGTTCATACTTTTCATGGAGTACATCTGCAGGCATACGGGCCGCTTAAACGACAATTGTACCGTCTTTACGAGCGATGCGCTTCCCTGTTCACCCGAAGGGGAATAGCTGTTTCGCAAGGGGAGCAAGCTGAAATTTTACGCCAAGGATTAATGCCAGAATCAAAACTCGATGTTGTCGACAATGGCGTAGTGATCCCTATAAGCGAGGCTCTACCAGCCGTGGGGCCGCCATGGGCAGTGATTTCTTTCAGCAGGTTTGATATCCAGAAAAATAGCATGGTTATTGTCGAAATAGCCCAGGAATTGCGTGCTCAAGGGCGTCTTGACGAATTTGTTTTTCATGTGGTTGGTGACGGTCCTGACAGAGAGAAACTGCTAGCTCTTGCCAGCGAATCAGGTTTTTCTGAAAAGATATTCTGCCCGGGGGCTACCCTAGCTCCACATGACACGTTTGCAGGTGCGCTTTGCTATCTCTCGACTTCCAAATGGGAAGGGTTGCCTTTGGCGGTGCTGGAAGCTATGGCCCATGGCCTTCCTGTGGTAGCTACTGATGTCGTGGGCAACAGGGATGCTGTTTCCAGCGGCGAAACAGGATTTTTGTATCCAGAAGGAGATCCGAAAAGTGCAGCCTCGTCATTAATTTTCTTATCAGAGAATGCCGAACGGCGTACAGCTATTGGAAAATGCGCCCGCAAGTTCGTGCTTGAAGCGCATGATGTGCAGCGTATGGCTGAACGGACTTTTCAAATTCTTCGAGATGTACACCGAAATATTTAA
- a CDS encoding glycosyltransferase family 2 protein: MNLSNSVSIVTVCLNSERTIGKTFSSVGFQDYPNIEYIVVDGASTDSTVDLIKKCSAVTKWVSEPDNGISDAFNKGIALSSCEWIGIINADDWYEIDAVKSAMMHANDADIIHGPVRYWKSETPIGVYYPNQARLCWEMSINHPSVFVRRSVYEALGGFDPAYRYAMDYEFLLRALAAGYRFCAVSDVILANMSTGGVSDLCWKKSILEVMRAKDKHFPSFFRNRFYFLIQLVRGYVRRFFEFLGLDDFVRFFRNYFSVMRKL; this comes from the coding sequence ATGAACCTGTCAAATTCTGTGTCTATAGTGACGGTCTGCCTAAATTCTGAAAGAACAATTGGTAAAACTTTTAGTAGTGTTGGATTTCAAGACTACCCTAATATTGAATATATAGTTGTTGACGGAGCATCTACTGACTCTACTGTAGATTTAATAAAAAAATGTTCTGCGGTTACTAAATGGGTCAGTGAGCCTGATAATGGAATTTCTGACGCTTTCAATAAAGGAATTGCGCTTTCTAGTTGCGAATGGATTGGTATTATTAATGCTGATGATTGGTATGAGATTGATGCAGTTAAATCAGCTATGATGCACGCGAACGATGCAGATATTATCCATGGTCCTGTCCGATACTGGAAAAGCGAGACTCCAATAGGCGTCTATTATCCTAATCAAGCTCGTCTTTGTTGGGAAATGTCGATCAATCATCCATCGGTTTTTGTCCGGCGTTCAGTTTACGAGGCTCTTGGTGGATTCGACCCCGCGTACCGGTACGCAATGGATTATGAGTTCCTGCTCCGCGCTCTAGCGGCTGGTTACCGTTTTTGTGCGGTAAGTGATGTGATTCTGGCGAATATGAGTACGGGGGGGGTGTCCGATTTGTGCTGGAAAAAGTCGATTCTTGAAGTTATGCGGGCTAAGGATAAACATTTTCCATCTTTTTTTCGAAACAGGTTTTATTTTTTAATTCAGCTTGTTAGGGGGTATGTTCGTCGGTTTTTTGAATTTTTGGGTCTTGATGATTTTGTCCGTTTTTTCAGGAATTATTTTTCTGTAATGCGTAAGTTATAG
- a CDS encoding polysaccharide biosynthesis protein, which produces MWRYTGLADLWKIGRAVFMAEVALIIYVAFTSHFHGHPRSVFILDPLLAFVFACGARVMIRSLYEISLYPKDWRSVLLPANFCAPQSGIRALIVGADADGARIAKEILDVRDSGLHLVGFVDDDQSRIGRKIHDLSVYGPLSTLEGVAQMTRAEEILVSAGQSGERLREIVDACEAAQLRIKKLPALADIASGKVSVKALRDVRYEDLLGREEVHLDEAGIKGYLADKVVLVTGAGGSIGSELCRQIIRFDPRLLVLFDAGEENLYSIEMELLHQHGFTRYVTVLGQVQDTALVEAVFMARQPQVVFHAAAYKHVPMLECNPWQAVTNNILGSRTVMEASVRHGVGRFVLVSTDKAVRPTNVMGASKRVAELLMHGFQGRGTTFMAVRFGNVLGSSGSVIPLFRSQIERGGPVTVTHPDVTRYFMTIPEAAQLIVQAGALGQGGEIFVLKMGQPVRIADLARDLIVLSGKDPAEIEIKFTGLRPGEKLFEELITAGEGVLETGHEKILVLRSESVAVESDGKLETLLEAARCFDSDGVKKKLQKLVPEYLPVSCISS; this is translated from the coding sequence ATGTGGCGTTACACTGGGCTGGCTGATCTCTGGAAGATTGGGCGCGCCGTTTTCATGGCTGAGGTGGCGCTCATCATCTATGTCGCGTTCACCTCGCATTTCCATGGCCACCCGCGTTCCGTGTTCATCCTGGACCCCTTGCTGGCTTTTGTTTTCGCATGTGGGGCCAGAGTGATGATCCGATCTTTGTATGAAATCTCGTTATATCCCAAAGACTGGCGTTCTGTTCTGCTACCCGCAAATTTTTGCGCGCCCCAGTCCGGTATAAGGGCGCTTATTGTCGGGGCTGACGCCGATGGTGCTCGCATAGCTAAGGAAATTCTGGACGTTCGCGATTCCGGCTTGCATCTGGTCGGTTTCGTGGATGATGATCAGTCCCGTATCGGGCGCAAGATCCATGATCTGTCCGTTTATGGCCCGCTCTCGACGCTGGAGGGTGTTGCCCAGATGACCCGCGCTGAAGAAATTCTGGTCAGCGCGGGTCAGAGCGGCGAGCGTCTGCGAGAGATCGTGGACGCCTGCGAGGCTGCCCAGCTCCGCATCAAGAAATTGCCCGCCTTGGCGGATATCGCCAGCGGAAAGGTGTCGGTCAAGGCTCTACGGGACGTGCGCTACGAGGACCTGCTCGGCCGTGAGGAAGTGCATCTGGACGAGGCTGGCATCAAAGGCTACCTCGCGGACAAGGTGGTGCTTGTCACAGGCGCCGGGGGATCCATCGGGTCGGAGCTTTGTCGGCAGATCATTCGCTTTGATCCGCGCCTGCTCGTTCTTTTCGATGCGGGAGAGGAGAATCTGTATTCCATAGAGATGGAGCTCCTGCACCAGCATGGGTTTACGCGTTATGTCACTGTGCTGGGGCAGGTGCAGGACACGGCTTTGGTGGAGGCTGTTTTCATGGCCCGGCAGCCGCAGGTCGTTTTCCACGCCGCGGCCTACAAGCATGTGCCCATGCTTGAATGCAACCCATGGCAGGCTGTGACCAACAACATTCTTGGCTCACGAACGGTCATGGAGGCCTCGGTCCGTCATGGCGTCGGGCGCTTCGTGCTCGTGTCCACGGACAAGGCCGTGCGGCCGACCAACGTCATGGGCGCGTCCAAGCGGGTGGCGGAGCTGCTCATGCATGGCTTTCAGGGCAGGGGGACGACGTTCATGGCCGTGCGGTTTGGCAATGTGCTGGGCTCATCGGGCTCGGTCATCCCGCTCTTCCGCAGCCAGATCGAACGCGGCGGCCCGGTCACGGTCACTCATCCGGACGTGACCCGCTATTTCATGACCATCCCCGAAGCGGCCCAGCTTATTGTTCAGGCAGGTGCGCTAGGCCAGGGCGGAGAGATATTTGTACTCAAGATGGGCCAGCCAGTACGCATCGCCGATCTGGCCCGAGATCTGATCGTGCTTTCGGGTAAGGATCCGGCAGAGATAGAGATCAAATTTACGGGGCTACGGCCGGGTGAGAAGCTTTTTGAGGAGTTGATTACGGCGGGCGAGGGTGTTCTTGAGACAGGGCACGAGAAGATCTTGGTGCTGCGATCCGAAAGCGTTGCTGTTGAGAGTGACGGGAAACTGGAGACATTGCTGGAGGCTGCGCGGTGCTTTGATTCAGATGGAGTCAAAAAAAAGCTCCAAAAATTGGTTCCTGAATATTTACCCGTGAGTTGTATATCTAGCTGA